A window from Mytilus galloprovincialis chromosome 8, xbMytGall1.hap1.1, whole genome shotgun sequence encodes these proteins:
- the LOC143043608 gene encoding galactose-3-O-sulfotransferase 4-like isoform X1: MYRRRWYVFRIICIPKRYCANMPKLQFSMSKCISRFFLLTLLVVCVIFISLPFIGKHSTVIFYEAAFYNVSVEKNTHRYSSLGYPEDLNIKTSKNQIKFRSVDIETTTTQITTTKQIDVSTEKLQTVRHVNKSSNIKVSQSIKVPKCYNPINHVAFLKVHKASSTTVMNIFLRYGDSHRLNIVLPRSVKQGAFNYLGYGVTVQKKRINKIPSNETYNILCNHAVYNKEAFSELLGPYSINIGIVRDPFTQFPSAAYYYGLLSRIKKRFGNIKKAEELLSRFLKSPDAFGSILHIHNGMFSDFGLPKKDFHNEEAINKRITDLDKEFALVMVTELFDESLILMRRILCWGIKDILYVPLNINKNKKQHPIVLSEDTKQNLFKYNYADFKLYIHFRDKMIEQIKDQGQDFYSEVRYFKKVHVIVTKFCHESSLKKFPSSASVLIKASSWNTDFTINSAECKFMMSSELPLLKGLMSKAETRYNIWLEAMLESFSGTNTAFIKRNVIS; encoded by the exons TGTATCCCTAAAAGATATTGTGCTAATATGCCAAAATTACAGTTTTCAATGAGCAAATGCATATCAAG atttttCTTGCTTACTCTCCTAGTAGTCTGTGTGATTTTTATAAGCTTGCCATTTATAGGAAAACACTCAACTGTGATATTTTATGAAGCTGCATTTTATAATGTTTCCGTTGAAAAAAATACTCATCGTTATTCTAGTCTAGGTTATCCAGaagatttaaatataaaaacatccAAAAACCAAATAAAATTTCGGTCTGTGGACATAGAGACTACAACAACACAGATTACAACAACGAAACAAATAGATGTGTCTACTGAAAAATTACAAACTGTAAGACATGTTAATAAAAGTTCAAATATAAAAGTGTCACAATCGATAAAAGTACCGAAGTGTTATAATCCAATAAACCACGTGGCGTTTTTAAAAGTGCATAAAGCCAGTAGCACGACTGTTATGAATATTTTCCTCCGATATGGAGATTCGCACAGACTAAATATAGTTCTTCCAAGATCCGTAAAACAAGGTGCCTTTAACTATTTAGGTTATGGTGTAACAgttcagaaaaaaagaataaataaaattccAAGCAATGAGACATATAATATTTTATGTAATCATGCTGTATATAACAAGGAAGCGTTTTCAGAACTTCTAGGACCGTATTCAATTAACATAGGAATTGTTCGTGATCCATTTACACAGTTTCCTTCCGCTGCATATTACTACGGTTTACTGAGTCGTATTAAAAAACGTTTTGGTAACATAAAAAAAGCGGAAGAGCTACTTTCAAGGTTCTTAAAATCACCTGATGCGTTTGGCTCCATTTTGCACATTCACAACGGAATGTTTTCAGATTTTGGACTTCCAAAGAAGGACTTTCATAATGAAGAAGCAATCAATAAACGCATCACCGACTTGGATAAGGAGTTCGCGTTAGTCATGGTCACAGAACTGTTTGATGAATCGCTTATATTAATGAGAAGAATTTTGTGCTGGGGAATTAAggacattctgtatgttcctctGAATATCAATAAGAATAAGAAACAACATCCAATAGTTCTCAGTGAGGATACAAAGCagaatttattcaaatataattatGCTGATTTCAAATTATACATACACTTTCGCGATAAAATGATAGAACAAATCAAAGATCAAGGCCAGGATTTCTATTCAGAAGTTAGATATTTCAAAAAAGTTCATGTGATAGTTACGAAATTTTGTCACGAGAGTTCGTTAAAGAAATTTCCAAGTTCTGCATCTGTCCTTATAAAAGCTTCAAGCTGGAATACAGATTTTACAATTAATTCAGCAGAATGTAAATTTATGATGTCTTCCGAACTCCCTTTACTTAAAGGATTGATGAGTAAGGCTGAAACCCGGTATAATATCTGGCTCGAAGCAATGCTCGAAAGTTTTTCAGGCACCAATACTGCATTTATAAAGAGAAATGTGATATCATGA
- the LOC143043608 gene encoding galactose-3-O-sulfotransferase 4-like isoform X3 has translation MGNYCIPKRYCANMPKLQFSMSKCISRFFLLTLLVVCVIFISLPFIGKHSTVIFYEAAFYNVSVEKNTHRYSSLGYPEDLNIKTSKNQIKFRSVDIETTTTQITTTKQIDVSTEKLQTVRHVNKSSNIKVSQSIKVPKCYNPINHVAFLKVHKASSTTVMNIFLRYGDSHRLNIVLPRSVKQGAFNYLGYGVTVQKKRINKIPSNETYNILCNHAVYNKEAFSELLGPYSINIGIVRDPFTQFPSAAYYYGLLSRIKKRFGNIKKAEELLSRFLKSPDAFGSILHIHNGMFSDFGLPKKDFHNEEAINKRITDLDKEFALVMVTELFDESLILMRRILCWGIKDILYVPLNINKNKKQHPIVLSEDTKQNLFKYNYADFKLYIHFRDKMIEQIKDQGQDFYSEVRYFKKVHVIVTKFCHESSLKKFPSSASVLIKASSWNTDFTINSAECKFMMSSELPLLKGLMSKAETRYNIWLEAMLESFSGTNTAFIKRNVIS, from the exons TGTATCCCTAAAAGATATTGTGCTAATATGCCAAAATTACAGTTTTCAATGAGCAAATGCATATCAAG atttttCTTGCTTACTCTCCTAGTAGTCTGTGTGATTTTTATAAGCTTGCCATTTATAGGAAAACACTCAACTGTGATATTTTATGAAGCTGCATTTTATAATGTTTCCGTTGAAAAAAATACTCATCGTTATTCTAGTCTAGGTTATCCAGaagatttaaatataaaaacatccAAAAACCAAATAAAATTTCGGTCTGTGGACATAGAGACTACAACAACACAGATTACAACAACGAAACAAATAGATGTGTCTACTGAAAAATTACAAACTGTAAGACATGTTAATAAAAGTTCAAATATAAAAGTGTCACAATCGATAAAAGTACCGAAGTGTTATAATCCAATAAACCACGTGGCGTTTTTAAAAGTGCATAAAGCCAGTAGCACGACTGTTATGAATATTTTCCTCCGATATGGAGATTCGCACAGACTAAATATAGTTCTTCCAAGATCCGTAAAACAAGGTGCCTTTAACTATTTAGGTTATGGTGTAACAgttcagaaaaaaagaataaataaaattccAAGCAATGAGACATATAATATTTTATGTAATCATGCTGTATATAACAAGGAAGCGTTTTCAGAACTTCTAGGACCGTATTCAATTAACATAGGAATTGTTCGTGATCCATTTACACAGTTTCCTTCCGCTGCATATTACTACGGTTTACTGAGTCGTATTAAAAAACGTTTTGGTAACATAAAAAAAGCGGAAGAGCTACTTTCAAGGTTCTTAAAATCACCTGATGCGTTTGGCTCCATTTTGCACATTCACAACGGAATGTTTTCAGATTTTGGACTTCCAAAGAAGGACTTTCATAATGAAGAAGCAATCAATAAACGCATCACCGACTTGGATAAGGAGTTCGCGTTAGTCATGGTCACAGAACTGTTTGATGAATCGCTTATATTAATGAGAAGAATTTTGTGCTGGGGAATTAAggacattctgtatgttcctctGAATATCAATAAGAATAAGAAACAACATCCAATAGTTCTCAGTGAGGATACAAAGCagaatttattcaaatataattatGCTGATTTCAAATTATACATACACTTTCGCGATAAAATGATAGAACAAATCAAAGATCAAGGCCAGGATTTCTATTCAGAAGTTAGATATTTCAAAAAAGTTCATGTGATAGTTACGAAATTTTGTCACGAGAGTTCGTTAAAGAAATTTCCAAGTTCTGCATCTGTCCTTATAAAAGCTTCAAGCTGGAATACAGATTTTACAATTAATTCAGCAGAATGTAAATTTATGATGTCTTCCGAACTCCCTTTACTTAAAGGATTGATGAGTAAGGCTGAAACCCGGTATAATATCTGGCTCGAAGCAATGCTCGAAAGTTTTTCAGGCACCAATACTGCATTTATAAAGAGAAATGTGATATCATGA
- the LOC143043608 gene encoding galactosylceramide sulfotransferase-like isoform X4 → MPKLQFSMSKCISRFFLLTLLVVCVIFISLPFIGKHSTVIFYEAAFYNVSVEKNTHRYSSLGYPEDLNIKTSKNQIKFRSVDIETTTTQITTTKQIDVSTEKLQTVRHVNKSSNIKVSQSIKVPKCYNPINHVAFLKVHKASSTTVMNIFLRYGDSHRLNIVLPRSVKQGAFNYLGYGVTVQKKRINKIPSNETYNILCNHAVYNKEAFSELLGPYSINIGIVRDPFTQFPSAAYYYGLLSRIKKRFGNIKKAEELLSRFLKSPDAFGSILHIHNGMFSDFGLPKKDFHNEEAINKRITDLDKEFALVMVTELFDESLILMRRILCWGIKDILYVPLNINKNKKQHPIVLSEDTKQNLFKYNYADFKLYIHFRDKMIEQIKDQGQDFYSEVRYFKKVHVIVTKFCHESSLKKFPSSASVLIKASSWNTDFTINSAECKFMMSSELPLLKGLMSKAETRYNIWLEAMLESFSGTNTAFIKRNVIS, encoded by the exons ATGCCAAAATTACAGTTTTCAATGAGCAAATGCATATCAAG atttttCTTGCTTACTCTCCTAGTAGTCTGTGTGATTTTTATAAGCTTGCCATTTATAGGAAAACACTCAACTGTGATATTTTATGAAGCTGCATTTTATAATGTTTCCGTTGAAAAAAATACTCATCGTTATTCTAGTCTAGGTTATCCAGaagatttaaatataaaaacatccAAAAACCAAATAAAATTTCGGTCTGTGGACATAGAGACTACAACAACACAGATTACAACAACGAAACAAATAGATGTGTCTACTGAAAAATTACAAACTGTAAGACATGTTAATAAAAGTTCAAATATAAAAGTGTCACAATCGATAAAAGTACCGAAGTGTTATAATCCAATAAACCACGTGGCGTTTTTAAAAGTGCATAAAGCCAGTAGCACGACTGTTATGAATATTTTCCTCCGATATGGAGATTCGCACAGACTAAATATAGTTCTTCCAAGATCCGTAAAACAAGGTGCCTTTAACTATTTAGGTTATGGTGTAACAgttcagaaaaaaagaataaataaaattccAAGCAATGAGACATATAATATTTTATGTAATCATGCTGTATATAACAAGGAAGCGTTTTCAGAACTTCTAGGACCGTATTCAATTAACATAGGAATTGTTCGTGATCCATTTACACAGTTTCCTTCCGCTGCATATTACTACGGTTTACTGAGTCGTATTAAAAAACGTTTTGGTAACATAAAAAAAGCGGAAGAGCTACTTTCAAGGTTCTTAAAATCACCTGATGCGTTTGGCTCCATTTTGCACATTCACAACGGAATGTTTTCAGATTTTGGACTTCCAAAGAAGGACTTTCATAATGAAGAAGCAATCAATAAACGCATCACCGACTTGGATAAGGAGTTCGCGTTAGTCATGGTCACAGAACTGTTTGATGAATCGCTTATATTAATGAGAAGAATTTTGTGCTGGGGAATTAAggacattctgtatgttcctctGAATATCAATAAGAATAAGAAACAACATCCAATAGTTCTCAGTGAGGATACAAAGCagaatttattcaaatataattatGCTGATTTCAAATTATACATACACTTTCGCGATAAAATGATAGAACAAATCAAAGATCAAGGCCAGGATTTCTATTCAGAAGTTAGATATTTCAAAAAAGTTCATGTGATAGTTACGAAATTTTGTCACGAGAGTTCGTTAAAGAAATTTCCAAGTTCTGCATCTGTCCTTATAAAAGCTTCAAGCTGGAATACAGATTTTACAATTAATTCAGCAGAATGTAAATTTATGATGTCTTCCGAACTCCCTTTACTTAAAGGATTGATGAGTAAGGCTGAAACCCGGTATAATATCTGGCTCGAAGCAATGCTCGAAAGTTTTTCAGGCACCAATACTGCATTTATAAAGAGAAATGTGATATCATGA
- the LOC143043608 gene encoding galactose-3-O-sulfotransferase 4-like isoform X2 — protein MTVFNHECIPKRYCANMPKLQFSMSKCISRFFLLTLLVVCVIFISLPFIGKHSTVIFYEAAFYNVSVEKNTHRYSSLGYPEDLNIKTSKNQIKFRSVDIETTTTQITTTKQIDVSTEKLQTVRHVNKSSNIKVSQSIKVPKCYNPINHVAFLKVHKASSTTVMNIFLRYGDSHRLNIVLPRSVKQGAFNYLGYGVTVQKKRINKIPSNETYNILCNHAVYNKEAFSELLGPYSINIGIVRDPFTQFPSAAYYYGLLSRIKKRFGNIKKAEELLSRFLKSPDAFGSILHIHNGMFSDFGLPKKDFHNEEAINKRITDLDKEFALVMVTELFDESLILMRRILCWGIKDILYVPLNINKNKKQHPIVLSEDTKQNLFKYNYADFKLYIHFRDKMIEQIKDQGQDFYSEVRYFKKVHVIVTKFCHESSLKKFPSSASVLIKASSWNTDFTINSAECKFMMSSELPLLKGLMSKAETRYNIWLEAMLESFSGTNTAFIKRNVIS, from the exons TGTATCCCTAAAAGATATTGTGCTAATATGCCAAAATTACAGTTTTCAATGAGCAAATGCATATCAAG atttttCTTGCTTACTCTCCTAGTAGTCTGTGTGATTTTTATAAGCTTGCCATTTATAGGAAAACACTCAACTGTGATATTTTATGAAGCTGCATTTTATAATGTTTCCGTTGAAAAAAATACTCATCGTTATTCTAGTCTAGGTTATCCAGaagatttaaatataaaaacatccAAAAACCAAATAAAATTTCGGTCTGTGGACATAGAGACTACAACAACACAGATTACAACAACGAAACAAATAGATGTGTCTACTGAAAAATTACAAACTGTAAGACATGTTAATAAAAGTTCAAATATAAAAGTGTCACAATCGATAAAAGTACCGAAGTGTTATAATCCAATAAACCACGTGGCGTTTTTAAAAGTGCATAAAGCCAGTAGCACGACTGTTATGAATATTTTCCTCCGATATGGAGATTCGCACAGACTAAATATAGTTCTTCCAAGATCCGTAAAACAAGGTGCCTTTAACTATTTAGGTTATGGTGTAACAgttcagaaaaaaagaataaataaaattccAAGCAATGAGACATATAATATTTTATGTAATCATGCTGTATATAACAAGGAAGCGTTTTCAGAACTTCTAGGACCGTATTCAATTAACATAGGAATTGTTCGTGATCCATTTACACAGTTTCCTTCCGCTGCATATTACTACGGTTTACTGAGTCGTATTAAAAAACGTTTTGGTAACATAAAAAAAGCGGAAGAGCTACTTTCAAGGTTCTTAAAATCACCTGATGCGTTTGGCTCCATTTTGCACATTCACAACGGAATGTTTTCAGATTTTGGACTTCCAAAGAAGGACTTTCATAATGAAGAAGCAATCAATAAACGCATCACCGACTTGGATAAGGAGTTCGCGTTAGTCATGGTCACAGAACTGTTTGATGAATCGCTTATATTAATGAGAAGAATTTTGTGCTGGGGAATTAAggacattctgtatgttcctctGAATATCAATAAGAATAAGAAACAACATCCAATAGTTCTCAGTGAGGATACAAAGCagaatttattcaaatataattatGCTGATTTCAAATTATACATACACTTTCGCGATAAAATGATAGAACAAATCAAAGATCAAGGCCAGGATTTCTATTCAGAAGTTAGATATTTCAAAAAAGTTCATGTGATAGTTACGAAATTTTGTCACGAGAGTTCGTTAAAGAAATTTCCAAGTTCTGCATCTGTCCTTATAAAAGCTTCAAGCTGGAATACAGATTTTACAATTAATTCAGCAGAATGTAAATTTATGATGTCTTCCGAACTCCCTTTACTTAAAGGATTGATGAGTAAGGCTGAAACCCGGTATAATATCTGGCTCGAAGCAATGCTCGAAAGTTTTTCAGGCACCAATACTGCATTTATAAAGAGAAATGTGATATCATGA